DNA from Brassica napus cultivar Da-Ae chromosome C4, Da-Ae, whole genome shotgun sequence:
TGCGCAGGACCAATGTTCTATTATACTGTACACAGGTTCCATGAGTATTATACTAGCTTTTatcataataaactatatagtgaTTGATTCAACGTATAGTTTTACTAATGGTTGAAGCGTGCGGTCATTGACCAATGGCAAAAGAAAGATATAACTTGATGATTATAACTTATTGAGTTCTTATTGACACTTTCAAAACGATATTGTAGTCTTTTATTGCATTGTGTTTTTTACAAAACGCTCTGACCAGCTCGAAGGCAATTTTGTAATGAGATGATGCGTATGCGAATTTGGTTCTTTGACCGTGGCAATCATACACCACATACCTTTTCCATTATTCTATTCATATAAAACTATGCACTTTTCAATAAATATCTTgagattttaccaaaaaaaatatatatatatatatcttgagATATTTCGAGAATCATAGAtccttatctctctctctcccaattttatttgtaaaatattcaGAAAAGTGCAGAAAAAGCTCTGTTCTTTATTCCTCCTAACCAATCACTGCACACCTTCAACTTACATTTTTCCAGATTCCCCACGCGCCTGTTCTTCAGTAGTAATATACGTCATTTGAGAGACACGCTCTGGTTATTCGCCTGGTTACGGGACAGAAGTACTGCCTCCGTGTCCATTTATCATCTTGTCCGGAAGATATTTAGTTACTATAAATATCTAATTTCTCTCGAATACGAAAATACAACCAATCATacaaaaacacacacaacagataaaaagaagaaaatcttcggttgataaaaactatttaaatgAAGAGGAACGGTGAAACTAAGCGGCGGAGGAACGTGGCGGAAGAGGCGGAGCAGGGAGGAGGAGATCCGGCGATGTGGGAGGATCTTGATCGGAATTTCAGACAAGTGCAATCTGTTTTGGACAGAAACAGATCACTTATCCAGCAAGTCAACGACAATCACCAGTCAAGAATGGCAGATAACATGTCCAAGAACGTTGCTTTGATCCAAGAACTCAATGGAAACATCTCTAAGGTTGCTTCGATGTATTCTGACCTCAACACCAATTTCTCCTCGGCGTTTCACGGTGGAAAGAACGGACGCGACGGTGGTGGAACTACCGGAACCAGAGCTAATTAACCAACCCTGATCAAATTGATCTTTCTTAGTTGGACCGGCCGGTTTGAAATTTTCGAATCAGTCggtttaacatataatttttttttttgtcacggaACATATGATCTAAACCTGTTATATAAGTTATGTTATTGCAATGATTGTCGTTAGAATAATCCGTGGGTTATTAAAATAACCcattgtttgggttattttaaTTATGGTTTTGAGTCTTTTTCAACGTGTCTCTACTCTACTGCAATTTCTCTGataataacaataaatatttagactaaaacgttttcttttgtttatttgttatattttgagCCTCTTCTTATGATCTTTGATATTAATGAAGGTTGTTGTTAGATAGTTGCAACTTGAAATAAGTTCGTAACCTATTGGTGATGCAATTTTGATACGACATGTAAAGTGTTCATTTAAAACAATTTGTTTACAACTGACTTTTCAAAGTGGTGTGTGTTGTAGAAGTATCCACGTTGTGATGATATTCAGATGACAATAATGAGCAAACAAATACTGCATGAAACAAATAGACCATTCAGTCTCATTTCAGATACACTAGCGATGCAGTGATTTGAAGACTATAAGAGCATGGTTTTGGGAAACTGAACCCAATATTAATGAACAATGATGTATTACAATCTTACTTATTAATCTGattaaaagataacaaaagTTTGATGTTCCAAAAAAGATGAACTATATACAAACTAAACTTTAATAGAGAAAAAGTATGTGGATCTGATGGGCTTTAGATAGAGTGGACTTTTTCTTTGAACAAA
Protein-coding regions in this window:
- the LOC106399222 gene encoding protein EARLY FLOWERING 4 — protein: MKRNGETKRRRNVAEEAEQGGGDPAMWEDLDRNFRQVQSVLDRNRSLIQQVNDNHQSRMADNMSKNVALIQELNGNISKVASMYSDLNTNFSSAFHGGKNGRDGGGTTGTRAN